A genome region from Chryseobacterium sp. G0186 includes the following:
- a CDS encoding T9SS type A sorting domain-containing protein, which produces MRKIFLLCVFISWHAFAQCWQSLSAGAQYSVGIKADGALWSWGLNFSGELGDGTGVGKKVPVRVGTSKDWKSVSAGNNHTMAIKNDGTLWGWGRNDYGQLGAGITSSKNTPTQIGTATDWQSVSSGADYSLAIKTDGTLWGWGRNNNGQFGDGTTIDKTTPTQIGTDTNWRFVDAGSQHSAGIRTDGTLWSWGVNFNGQLGDGTNTNRTTPVQVGTATNWKIVDAGDRHSAGLKTDGTLWTWGYNLNGQLGDGTTVKKTTPTQIGTETNWINIAVRNSSTFATKTDGTLWSWGYNYYGQLGNGTSGSVNTLFPTQVGTSSDNFQIALGENHALVKGVDGSLKSCGQNNYGQLGDGTSTGKNTFISIACPGVCIPPTQFSTTNVTSSTATIGWAAATQAPSKGYLYLYSTSPNVGGNNGTTLSTTINLTNLLPDTTYYWWVASDCGFTWVDWIAGGSFTTLPTTEIGCWQTAKAGSFHSLGLKTDGTLWTWGNNYDGELGDGTNIDKNKPIQIGTANNWAKIAAGLSYSVGLKTDGTLWTWGHNYFGQLGDGTTTKRNTPAQVGTATDWVNIATGDSHIVALKSDGTLWAWGNNASGQVGDGTTVNKTIPIQIGTATDWLSVASGGLHSLAIKTDGTLWAWGDNSTGQLGDGTLMASTSPIQIGTATDWKNVDGGKTHSIGLKADGTLWTWGDNKWGQLGDGTTVSKNTPTQVGIEADWRSIDTGAYGATIAIKTDGTLWTWGHNASGQLGDGTEKHRSTPMRIGTATDWQSVAVGSSNTLAINTNGFLSISGLNIWGQIGDGTNIQRKIFTPVACPANSVIVTTASAKTALAVDEVSTKADQLKAYPNPVYDFLTISSDQKIISVTVYNVFGKQMFTQTINDTKGMLNFSSLEQGVYQVKANLANDLVKTVKVIKR; this is translated from the coding sequence ATGAGGAAAATATTTTTATTATGTGTATTCATCAGCTGGCATGCCTTTGCTCAATGCTGGCAAAGCCTTAGTGCAGGAGCTCAGTATTCGGTAGGAATAAAAGCAGACGGCGCATTGTGGTCGTGGGGATTAAACTTCTCAGGAGAGCTGGGTGACGGAACCGGTGTTGGGAAAAAGGTTCCGGTGAGAGTAGGAACATCAAAGGATTGGAAAAGTGTGAGTGCTGGCAATAATCATACAATGGCTATTAAAAATGATGGTACATTGTGGGGATGGGGGCGTAACGATTATGGACAATTGGGGGCTGGGATTACCTCTTCAAAAAATACTCCGACACAGATAGGAACAGCGACGGACTGGCAAAGTGTTAGTTCCGGAGCAGACTACTCGCTAGCCATAAAAACAGATGGAACGCTATGGGGATGGGGGCGTAATAATAATGGACAATTTGGAGACGGAACGACCATTGATAAAACGACCCCAACACAAATAGGAACGGATACGAATTGGAGATTTGTGGATGCCGGAAGCCAACATTCAGCAGGGATCAGAACAGATGGAACACTTTGGAGCTGGGGAGTCAATTTTAATGGACAATTAGGAGACGGAACAAATACCAATAGAACAACTCCGGTACAAGTAGGAACAGCTACGAATTGGAAGATTGTAGATGCGGGAGATAGACATTCGGCAGGTCTTAAAACAGATGGGACATTATGGACATGGGGATATAATCTTAACGGGCAATTAGGGGATGGAACTACTGTTAAAAAAACAACTCCTACCCAGATAGGAACGGAAACCAACTGGATTAATATAGCGGTGAGAAACAGTTCTACATTTGCGACGAAAACAGATGGGACCCTTTGGTCCTGGGGCTATAATTATTATGGGCAATTGGGGAATGGTACAAGTGGATCAGTAAATACTTTATTTCCTACACAAGTAGGAACTTCTTCAGACAATTTTCAGATTGCTTTAGGGGAAAATCATGCTCTTGTAAAAGGTGTTGACGGTTCTTTAAAATCATGCGGGCAAAATAATTATGGGCAGCTAGGTGATGGTACTAGTACTGGTAAAAATACATTTATTTCTATTGCTTGTCCTGGAGTTTGTATTCCGCCAACACAGTTTTCAACAACCAATGTTACTTCTTCAACGGCTACTATTGGCTGGGCAGCAGCAACTCAAGCTCCTAGTAAAGGCTATTTGTACCTTTATAGCACGAGTCCTAATGTTGGAGGGAATAATGGGACTACACTTTCTACAACAATAAATTTAACCAATTTATTACCTGATACCACTTACTATTGGTGGGTAGCATCTGATTGTGGATTTACTTGGGTAGATTGGATAGCCGGAGGATCCTTTACTACACTTCCTACCACTGAAATAGGCTGCTGGCAAACGGCGAAGGCAGGTAGTTTTCATTCGTTAGGATTAAAAACCGACGGTACGCTATGGACATGGGGAAATAACTATGATGGAGAATTGGGAGACGGAACTAATATTGATAAAAATAAACCAATCCAAATTGGAACTGCAAATAATTGGGCGAAAATAGCTGCCGGACTTTCTTATTCGGTAGGACTTAAAACTGACGGTACACTATGGACCTGGGGGCATAATTATTTTGGGCAGTTAGGTGACGGAACTACTACCAAGAGAAATACGCCGGCACAAGTAGGAACGGCAACAGACTGGGTAAATATCGCCACTGGAGATAGCCATATAGTCGCTTTAAAATCAGATGGAACACTCTGGGCTTGGGGGAATAATGCCTCGGGACAAGTAGGTGATGGTACCACTGTCAATAAAACCATACCTATACAAATAGGAACAGCAACAGACTGGCTAAGTGTTGCATCTGGAGGACTTCATAGTCTCGCCATCAAAACAGATGGAACGCTCTGGGCTTGGGGAGATAATTCTACAGGACAACTAGGGGACGGAACTTTAATGGCAAGCACTTCTCCTATTCAAATAGGAACCGCTACAGATTGGAAAAATGTTGATGGAGGAAAAACCCATTCGATAGGACTTAAAGCAGATGGAACACTTTGGACCTGGGGAGATAATAAATGGGGACAATTAGGTGATGGAACTACAGTTTCAAAAAATACCCCTACACAAGTAGGAATAGAAGCGGATTGGAGGAGTATTGATACAGGTGCTTATGGTGCTACAATCGCCATAAAAACAGATGGAACCCTTTGGACATGGGGGCATAATGCTTCGGGGCAATTAGGTGATGGAACAGAGAAGCATAGATCTACCCCAATGCGTATTGGAACCGCTACTGATTGGCAAAGTGTTGCAGTAGGAAGCAGTAATACACTTGCGATCAATACTAATGGATTTTTATCAATCTCGGGCCTTAATATCTGGGGGCAGATCGGAGATGGTACAAATATTCAAAGGAAAATTTTTACGCCTGTTGCCTGTCCTGCCAATAGTGTCATTGTTACTACAGCTTCAGCAAAGACAGCTTTAGCCGTTGATGAAGTTTCAACAAAGGCAGACCAACTGAAAGCCTATCCCAATCCGGTGTATGATTTCCTGACAATCTCATCTGATCAGAAAATTATTTCAGTAACGGTTTATAATGTATTTGGAAAACAGATGTTCACTCAAACAATCAATGATACTAAAGGTATGCTTAACTTTTCTTCCCTGGAACAAGGTGTTTATCAGGTGAAAGCAAATTTAGCGAACGACTTGGTAAAGACTGTAAAAGTAATTAAGCGATAA
- a CDS encoding IS1182 family transposase has protein sequence MKVRFKSLPSNTPSLFPEDIFDKIGSDHPVRLINELVDSLNIDHIMSEYKGGGTTSFHPRMMIKVLFYAYFNNIYSCRKIEKALGENIHFMWLSGNSKPDYRTINYFRSKRLKNHIHRLFADVTVVLQHLGYVSLTVQYIDGTKIESSANRYSFVWKKSVEKNKLKLEAQIHSVLEEIESQIKEERYESHEKVLPKSIDSRELQDKIAELNHDVAQDNKTGKKLIKKLQHQDLPRLQKYEDQLKILSGRNSYSKTDPDACFMRLKDDHMKNGQLKPAYNAQISTENQFITHYSIHQTPGDTTTLKDHLNGFENQYHKQSKEVVADAGYGSEENYEMMAEKAIEGYVKYNNFHKEQKRSEKNNAFAVQNLYYNKENNFYVCPFGQQMNFIGKGKRISSNGYESQVHYYQAFSCQGCPLRESCHQSQDNRLIEVNYNLNHHRMKARQRLISEKGHYHRSKRPIEVEAVFGQLKSNNKFSRFTLKGLEKVNIEFGLMALAHNFRKLAKNRKLTRKNWLRTLKGKKTRHSFTEYIENQKYKFAA, from the coding sequence ATGAAAGTACGTTTTAAATCTTTACCCTCCAATACTCCCAGCTTATTTCCTGAAGATATTTTTGATAAGATCGGTTCTGATCATCCTGTACGTCTTATCAATGAATTAGTGGATAGCTTAAATATCGATCATATAATGAGTGAATATAAAGGCGGTGGAACGACAAGCTTTCACCCCCGTATGATGATCAAAGTTTTATTCTATGCCTATTTCAACAATATTTATTCATGCCGTAAAATAGAAAAGGCACTTGGAGAAAATATTCATTTCATGTGGCTTTCCGGCAACAGTAAGCCTGATTACAGAACCATCAATTACTTTAGGAGCAAACGGCTTAAAAACCATATTCATCGTCTTTTTGCAGATGTTACCGTTGTTTTGCAGCATTTGGGTTACGTAAGTTTAACTGTTCAATATATAGATGGGACAAAAATAGAATCATCGGCCAACCGATACAGCTTTGTATGGAAAAAATCTGTAGAAAAGAATAAATTAAAACTGGAAGCCCAAATTCATTCCGTACTTGAAGAAATTGAATCTCAAATCAAAGAAGAACGTTATGAATCCCATGAAAAGGTCCTTCCAAAATCTATTGACAGCAGAGAGCTTCAGGATAAAATAGCAGAGCTTAATCACGATGTGGCACAGGACAATAAAACCGGTAAGAAGCTTATCAAAAAGCTTCAGCATCAGGACCTGCCCAGATTACAGAAGTATGAAGATCAGTTAAAAATACTCTCAGGCCGCAATAGTTATAGTAAGACAGATCCCGATGCCTGCTTCATGCGGCTCAAAGACGACCATATGAAAAATGGACAGCTTAAGCCAGCCTATAATGCACAGATCAGTACTGAAAACCAGTTTATCACACATTACAGCATTCATCAGACTCCTGGAGATACCACTACATTGAAGGATCATCTTAACGGTTTTGAAAATCAGTACCACAAACAAAGTAAAGAGGTAGTAGCAGATGCCGGATATGGAAGTGAAGAGAATTACGAAATGATGGCAGAAAAAGCTATAGAGGGGTATGTAAAATATAATAATTTTCATAAAGAACAGAAACGCAGTGAGAAGAACAATGCGTTTGCTGTACAGAACTTGTATTATAATAAAGAAAATAACTTCTATGTATGTCCCTTTGGACAGCAAATGAACTTTATCGGTAAAGGCAAAAGAATCAGCAGTAACGGATATGAATCTCAGGTACATTATTATCAGGCTTTCAGCTGTCAGGGTTGTCCTCTTAGAGAAAGCTGCCATCAAAGCCAGGATAATCGGTTAATCGAAGTGAATTATAATCTGAACCATCACAGAATGAAAGCCAGGCAAAGGCTGATATCTGAAAAAGGACATTACCACAGAAGTAAACGGCCTATAGAAGTAGAAGCTGTATTCGGACAACTAAAAAGCAATAATAAATTTTCAAGATTTACTCTAAAAGGACTTGAAAAAGTAAATATTGAATTTGGATTAATGGCATTGGCGCATAATTTTAGAAAATTAGCGAAAAACAGAAAACTTACCCGTAAAAATTGGCTACGTACGCTTAAAGGTAAAAAAACTAGACATTCTTTCACTGAGTATATAGAAAACCAAAAGTATAAATTTGCCGCATAA
- a CDS encoding agmatine/peptidylarginine deiminase produces the protein MQKKKILFLLLPAILFSCSQDEITNPTTPNTPDPASVVYKMPEESAPHEGTWLQWPHQYQYGATYRNRLDATWVSMTKELAQSEKVHIVAYDSTEKTRIMGLLANAGVSTNNIDFKLYPTDDFWVRDNGPIYVKDQNGKLFIQDWGFNGWGNKAQYSNCNTIPAKIAADNGVPKVDLNSVMINEGGSVEIDGNGVLMACKSSILNENRNPGMTQQQAEAIFTKNLGITKFIWLDGKANLDITDMHIDGFARFANATTIITMDTNDLAYWQVPNSDMGKLYNATQKNGNPYQFVKVPLTKYDVVTTYGKNVGKASYINYYIANNRVLVPNYNDPNDVIANRIIQQLYPDKKVVGIDCRNLFANGGMVHCVTQQQPK, from the coding sequence ATGCAAAAAAAGAAAATCTTGTTCTTATTATTACCTGCTATCCTATTCTCCTGCTCTCAGGATGAGATCACTAATCCTACCACTCCCAATACACCTGACCCGGCTTCTGTTGTGTATAAAATGCCGGAAGAATCTGCTCCGCACGAAGGGACCTGGCTTCAGTGGCCACATCAGTATCAATATGGAGCTACGTACCGCAACCGACTGGATGCTACCTGGGTATCCATGACGAAAGAACTTGCACAAAGTGAAAAAGTACACATCGTTGCTTATGACAGTACAGAGAAGACCCGTATTATGGGACTATTAGCTAATGCTGGAGTATCCACCAATAATATTGACTTTAAACTATATCCAACCGATGATTTCTGGGTAAGGGATAATGGTCCTATCTATGTAAAAGATCAAAATGGAAAATTGTTTATTCAGGACTGGGGATTTAACGGTTGGGGAAATAAAGCTCAGTATAGCAACTGTAATACTATTCCTGCTAAAATAGCAGCGGATAATGGTGTTCCAAAAGTAGATCTTAATTCAGTAATGATCAATGAAGGTGGAAGTGTTGAAATTGATGGAAACGGAGTATTAATGGCTTGCAAAAGCTCTATTCTTAACGAGAACAGAAACCCTGGCATGACCCAGCAGCAGGCAGAAGCTATTTTTACTAAGAATTTAGGAATTACCAAATTTATCTGGCTGGACGGTAAAGCTAATCTTGACATCACCGACATGCACATTGACGGATTTGCCAGATTTGCGAATGCTACAACAATCATCACCATGGATACTAATGATCTGGCGTACTGGCAGGTTCCCAACAGCGATATGGGTAAGCTTTACAATGCTACACAAAAAAATGGGAATCCGTATCAGTTTGTAAAAGTTCCTTTAACGAAGTATGATGTGGTAACTACCTATGGAAAAAACGTAGGGAAAGCATCTTATATCAATTATTATATTGCTAATAACCGTGTACTAGTGCCTAATTACAATGATCCTAATGACGTAATTGCCAACAGAATTATCCAGCAATTATACCCTGATAAAAAAGTGGTTGGAATTGACTGCCGCAATCTATTTGCCAATGGCGGAATGGTACATTGTGTAACACAACAGCAACCAAAATAA
- a CDS encoding GyrI-like domain-containing protein, producing MEDNLNCIYKVINFIEKNYDQQISVKDLEEISNYSYRNIQRIFKYSCGETIGSFQQRLKVQNAYKRILYTQENLTSIGIEVGFSTIASFSKAFKQHFGISPKEAKLSRQQLLCEPDPIPITSDILLEPEIIYLKPVQVYYQSIQTYYNNEEIELLWDSFMDNEFLSADAEYFGVIADEPLIKTEINCRYDACSTTQAKNKKLPSKPILGGKYARFTHSGTYETIDDTYTKIYSRWIFNSGLEFSHTPIIEKYERYADDTLDQEEQLTYILLPLK from the coding sequence ATGGAAGACAACCTGAACTGTATTTATAAAGTCATCAATTTCATTGAGAAAAATTATGATCAGCAGATTTCTGTGAAAGATTTAGAAGAAATATCCAACTACTCGTACAGAAACATTCAGCGTATCTTTAAATATAGTTGTGGAGAAACAATAGGATCTTTCCAGCAAAGACTAAAGGTACAAAATGCCTACAAACGAATCCTTTACACCCAGGAAAACCTTACCTCCATTGGTATTGAAGTAGGATTTTCCACTATAGCTTCTTTTTCAAAAGCCTTCAAGCAGCATTTTGGTATATCGCCCAAAGAAGCGAAACTCAGCAGGCAACAGTTACTTTGTGAACCAGATCCCATTCCTATAACATCTGACATTCTGCTGGAACCCGAAATTATCTATCTTAAACCAGTACAAGTGTATTATCAGAGTATTCAGACCTATTATAATAATGAGGAAATTGAATTACTCTGGGACAGTTTCATGGACAATGAGTTTCTCAGTGCTGATGCAGAATATTTTGGAGTGATAGCAGATGAACCCTTAATTAAGACAGAAATAAACTGCCGGTATGATGCCTGCTCAACCACACAGGCAAAAAACAAAAAATTACCCTCAAAACCCATACTAGGAGGCAAATATGCACGCTTTACCCATTCCGGAACCTATGAAACAATAGATGATACTTATACAAAAATTTATTCCCGGTGGATTTTTAATTCCGGACTTGAGTTTTCACACACTCCTATTATAGAGAAATATGAAAGGTATGCAGATGATACATTGGATCAGGAGGAACAGCTGACTTATATTTTATTGCCTTTGAAATAG
- a CDS encoding bacteriocin-like protein, with protein MKNSKKISRDQLKNINGGALSCSEACCPPPGIKRCPWIYCVAPCEILS; from the coding sequence ATGAAAAATTCTAAAAAAATTTCAAGAGACCAGCTAAAGAACATCAATGGAGGCGCATTAAGCTGCTCAGAAGCATGCTGTCCCCCTCCGGGAATTAAAAGATGTCCCTGGATCTATTGTGTAGCACCTTGTGAGATATTAAGCTAA
- a CDS encoding bacteriocin-like protein: MKNLKKIHRQEMKTIKGGINCPGGQICLINGKWQCMPYDGCGGGNQP; encoded by the coding sequence ATGAAAAATTTAAAGAAAATTCACAGACAGGAAATGAAAACAATTAAAGGAGGGATCAATTGCCCTGGAGGTCAAATATGTCTGATCAACGGAAAATGGCAATGTATGCCATATGACGGATGTGGCGGCGGAAACCAACCTTAA